In Pseudomonas sp. ADAK18, a single window of DNA contains:
- a CDS encoding LuxR C-terminal-related transcriptional regulator produces MTAMTRCLDRPGFMPRLSSHHLLRPRLAEPLLMAQARVKLLCAPAGSGKSALLAECALQAPTTCQVYWLPLNGAALGALDFCQRLAQSLGLVFVDEATLSMDLSRWQGTAWVFLDDYCRVPTLELDALLDRLLVASSPALSWWLGARRRPMCNWPRLLLDDELWECSGAEMAFDQAEIQQLTTRCPYAGQTADKVVHFSAGWCAGVRIALLEVDGHPDKTLLDYLQHELFSTLTPELAEAWRVLAHLPRFNPGLCEHLFGFGDGADYLRDLQALGAFIEPWEDSPDWSQVFPPLAKLLQDEPWPAKRSWHRRACQWFTVAEDWQVAFEQALLAEEYEVAVSLLRHFSFEDLFRQQNAVLLLRLHEQHGDELMLGSAQLVGLVTAALLFAGRFDQAAQCIDQLARFTPQPTAQLQRQLLARWQAQWGWLLHLGGEALRAREHFLEALAYLPDGAWTSRLMCLSGLTQQALLRGELDVAQGLNREALCLARSHGSLLLEALLELDHAQLLEQRGAPYRAQSLLENVQAMLARQRLKAGPLVGRIALRRGRLALRQGHDAVAAECFETGLDICLHSQDKRVLYGFLGLALLAANKGDYAQAFIQLRDAERLMQQRHVPDTVYRAVLLLLSGHFWLQQGRAELTLEAVTRVLRHYRGPNAKQAPPATLELIPRLEYLQVLAEVKLSRFDAPIARLNALLESARQRGMLCLEAELHLVLGEVAWQMADRPLALRSLQAGLELAGRCQVQQAIRELRLRQPGLLSELGLEPREYQACVGDNPLSQRELEVLQLIALGNSNLEIADQLFISLHTVKTHARRIHSKLGVERRTQAVAKAKMLGLMA; encoded by the coding sequence ATGACCGCCATGACCCGTTGTCTGGATCGTCCTGGATTCATGCCCCGTTTGTCTTCCCACCATTTATTGCGCCCGCGTCTGGCCGAGCCTTTGCTCATGGCGCAGGCTCGGGTGAAGTTGCTCTGTGCACCGGCCGGCAGTGGCAAGAGCGCCTTGCTTGCCGAGTGCGCGTTACAGGCGCCCACCACGTGCCAGGTGTATTGGCTGCCCTTGAACGGTGCTGCCCTCGGCGCCCTCGATTTCTGCCAGCGCCTGGCGCAAAGCCTCGGTTTGGTGTTTGTCGATGAAGCGACATTGTCGATGGATCTCAGTCGCTGGCAGGGCACGGCCTGGGTCTTCCTCGATGACTATTGCCGGGTTCCGACCCTGGAGCTGGATGCCTTGCTCGACCGCTTGCTGGTCGCCAGCAGCCCGGCGTTGAGCTGGTGGTTGGGCGCACGGCGACGGCCGATGTGCAACTGGCCCCGGTTGCTGCTCGATGATGAGTTGTGGGAATGCAGTGGCGCGGAAATGGCCTTTGATCAGGCCGAAATCCAACAATTGACCACCCGCTGTCCCTACGCCGGGCAAACCGCCGACAAGGTGGTGCACTTCAGTGCTGGTTGGTGTGCTGGCGTGCGCATCGCCCTGCTTGAAGTGGATGGGCATCCGGATAAAACGCTGCTCGATTACCTGCAGCATGAGCTGTTCAGCACGCTGACACCTGAGCTGGCCGAAGCCTGGCGCGTGTTGGCGCACTTGCCGCGTTTCAATCCCGGTTTGTGTGAGCACCTGTTCGGTTTTGGTGATGGTGCCGACTACCTGCGGGACTTGCAGGCGCTGGGTGCCTTTATTGAACCTTGGGAGGATTCTCCCGACTGGTCGCAAGTCTTCCCACCCTTGGCGAAATTACTGCAGGACGAACCCTGGCCGGCCAAGCGCTCCTGGCATCGGCGAGCGTGCCAATGGTTCACCGTGGCCGAGGATTGGCAGGTGGCGTTCGAGCAAGCGCTGTTGGCCGAGGAGTACGAAGTCGCCGTCAGCCTGCTGCGTCATTTCAGTTTTGAAGACCTGTTCCGCCAGCAAAACGCGGTGCTGTTGTTGCGTTTGCATGAACAGCATGGCGATGAACTGATGCTGGGCTCGGCGCAGTTGGTGGGGCTGGTGACGGCGGCGTTGTTGTTTGCCGGGCGCTTCGATCAGGCCGCGCAATGCATCGACCAGTTGGCGCGGTTCACACCGCAGCCGACCGCGCAATTGCAGCGTCAGTTGTTGGCCCGTTGGCAGGCACAGTGGGGCTGGCTATTGCATCTGGGGGGCGAGGCGTTGCGCGCCCGCGAGCACTTTCTCGAAGCCCTGGCGTATCTGCCGGACGGTGCTTGGACATCGCGCTTGATGTGCTTGTCCGGGCTGACCCAACAGGCCTTGTTGCGGGGGGAACTGGACGTGGCCCAAGGTCTGAACCGAGAAGCGCTGTGCCTGGCCAGGTCTCATGGTTCATTGTTGCTGGAGGCGCTACTGGAGCTTGATCACGCCCAGTTGCTGGAGCAGCGTGGTGCGCCTTATCGAGCCCAGAGCCTGCTGGAAAATGTCCAGGCGATGCTAGCCAGGCAGCGACTCAAGGCTGGGCCATTGGTGGGACGAATTGCTCTGCGACGTGGGCGTCTGGCCTTGCGCCAAGGCCACGATGCCGTGGCCGCCGAATGCTTCGAGACAGGGTTGGACATTTGTCTGCATAGCCAGGACAAGCGTGTGTTGTACGGTTTTCTCGGGTTGGCGTTGTTGGCGGCGAACAAGGGTGATTATGCCCAGGCGTTTATCCAGCTGCGGGACGCCGAACGCCTGATGCAACAGCGGCACGTGCCGGACACCGTGTACCGGGCCGTGCTGTTGTTGCTCAGTGGGCATTTCTGGCTACAGCAAGGGCGTGCCGAGTTGACCCTGGAGGCGGTGACTCGCGTGTTGCGTCACTACCGTGGGCCGAATGCGAAACAGGCGCCGCCGGCCACGCTGGAATTGATTCCACGTCTTGAGTATTTGCAGGTGTTGGCCGAGGTGAAGTTAAGCCGTTTTGATGCGCCCATCGCGCGGCTTAACGCCTTGCTTGAGAGTGCCCGGCAACGGGGCATGCTGTGCCTTGAGGCTGAATTGCATCTGGTGTTGGGGGAGGTGGCCTGGCAAATGGCCGATCGGCCGTTGGCCTTGCGCTCATTGCAAGCCGGTCTGGAACTGGCGGGCCGTTGTCAGGTGCAGCAGGCGATTCGCGAGTTGCGTCTGCGTCAGCCGGGGTTGTTGAGTGAATTGGGGCTGGAACCTCGGGAGTATCAGGCCTGTGTCGGGGACAATCCCCTTAGTCAGCGGGAGCTGGAGGTGCTGCAGTTGATTGCCTTGGGTAACTCCAACCTGGAGATCGCCGACCAACTGTTTATCTCGCTGCACACGGTGAAAACCCATGCGCGGCGGATACATAGCAAGTTGGGGGTAGAGCGGCGGACTCAGGCGGTGGCGAAGGCCAAGATGTTGGGGTTGATGGCCTGA
- a CDS encoding IclR family transcriptional regulator, translated as MEKPPATRDTGKQKVRSAEVGTDILKALAELSPATSLSRLAEHVQMPASKVHRYLQALIASGFAEQNTATNHYGLGREALRVGLAALGSMDVLKVAALPLAELRDELNETCFLAVWGNQGATVVHIEPAVRAVTVVTQLGSVLPLLSSSTGLVFSAFLPSRETVELREREIQAGIAHALVDDQAYADTCEQIRQRGLHFVHGLLMPGVDALSAPVFNAMGQVAAVLTVVGPTSLFHADEDGPAAKRLLAASQAVSWRMGYQP; from the coding sequence ATGGAAAAGCCGCCCGCTACCCGCGACACCGGTAAACAGAAAGTCCGCTCGGCCGAGGTCGGCACCGACATCCTCAAAGCCCTGGCCGAACTGTCGCCGGCCACGTCGTTATCGCGTCTGGCTGAGCATGTGCAGATGCCGGCGAGCAAGGTCCACCGCTACTTGCAGGCGCTGATCGCCAGTGGCTTCGCCGAGCAGAACACCGCCACCAACCATTACGGCCTGGGCCGCGAAGCCTTGCGTGTGGGTTTGGCCGCACTGGGCAGTATGGACGTGCTGAAAGTCGCGGCCCTGCCCCTGGCAGAGCTGCGGGACGAGTTGAACGAGACCTGCTTTCTCGCGGTGTGGGGCAATCAGGGCGCCACCGTGGTGCACATCGAACCGGCCGTGCGGGCCGTGACGGTGGTGACGCAACTGGGCTCGGTGCTGCCGCTGTTGAGTTCGTCCACAGGGCTGGTGTTCAGCGCCTTTCTGCCCTCGCGGGAAACGGTCGAGTTGCGTGAGCGGGAGATTCAGGCGGGTATCGCCCATGCCCTGGTGGATGACCAGGCATATGCCGACACCTGTGAACAGATTCGCCAGCGTGGGCTGCATTTTGTCCATGGCCTGCTGATGCCGGGGGTGGACGCGCTGTCGGCGCCGGTGTTCAACGCGATGGGGCAAGTGGCGGCGGTGTTGACGGTGGTGGGGCCGACGTCGTTGTTTCATGCCGATGAGGATGGGCCGGCGGCCAAGCGATTGCTCGCGGCGAGCCAGGCGGTGAGTTGGCGGATGGGGTATCAGCCCTGA
- the hmgA gene encoding homogentisate 1,2-dioxygenase: protein MTLNYQSGFGNEFASEALPGALPVGQNSPQKAPYGLYTELFSGTAFTMARSEARRTWLYRIQPSANHPAFVKLERQLAGGPLGAVTPNRLRWNPLDIPSEPADFIDGLVGMVANAGAEKPAGISIYNYRANRSMDRVFFNADGELLIVPEQGRLRIATELGVLEVEPLEIVVLPRGLKFRVELLDAQARGYVAENHGASLRLPDLGPIGSNGLANARDFLTPVAHYEDLKQPTTLTQKFLGELWGCELDHSPLNVVAWHGNNVPYKYDLRRFNTIGTVSFDHPDPSIFTVLTSPTSVHGLANLDFVIFPPRWMVAENTFRPPWFHRNLMNEYMGLIQGAYDAKAEGFLPGGASLHSCMSAHGPDGESCTKAIAADLAPHKIDNTMAFMFETSQVLRPTRFALECTQLQNNYDACWASLPATFNPNRR from the coding sequence ATGACCCTCAATTATCAATCTGGCTTTGGCAATGAATTCGCCAGCGAAGCCTTGCCAGGCGCGCTGCCCGTCGGCCAGAACTCCCCGCAAAAAGCGCCCTACGGGCTGTACACCGAACTGTTCTCCGGTACGGCCTTCACCATGGCGCGCAGCGAAGCGCGGCGTACCTGGCTGTACCGCATCCAGCCGTCGGCCAACCACCCGGCGTTCGTCAAGCTTGAACGGCAGTTGGCCGGTGGCCCGTTGGGCGCCGTGACCCCCAACCGTCTGCGCTGGAACCCGCTGGATATCCCGAGCGAGCCGGCCGATTTTATCGACGGCCTGGTGGGCATGGTTGCCAACGCCGGGGCGGAAAAACCCGCCGGCATCAGCATCTATAACTACCGCGCCAATCGCTCCATGGACCGGGTGTTCTTCAATGCCGACGGTGAGCTGCTGATCGTTCCCGAGCAAGGTCGCCTGCGCATCGCCACCGAACTGGGCGTGCTGGAAGTCGAGCCGCTGGAAATCGTTGTGTTGCCGCGCGGCCTGAAATTCCGTGTCGAGCTGCTGGATGCCCAAGCCCGTGGCTATGTTGCGGAAAACCACGGCGCGTCGCTGCGTCTGCCGGATCTTGGCCCCATTGGCAGCAACGGCCTGGCCAATGCACGGGACTTCCTCACCCCCGTGGCCCATTACGAAGACCTCAAGCAACCCACGACTCTGACGCAGAAATTCCTCGGCGAACTGTGGGGCTGCGAGCTGGATCACTCGCCACTGAACGTGGTGGCCTGGCACGGCAATAACGTGCCGTACAAATATGACCTGCGCCGTTTCAATACCATTGGCACCGTGAGTTTCGATCATCCGGATCCGTCGATCTTTACCGTATTGACCTCACCCACCAGTGTGCACGGCCTGGCCAACCTCGACTTCGTGATCTTCCCGCCCCGCTGGATGGTCGCCGAGAATACCTTCCGGCCACCGTGGTTCCACCGCAACCTGATGAACGAGTACATGGGCCTGATCCAGGGTGCCTACGATGCCAAGGCCGAAGGCTTCCTGCCGGGCGGCGCGTCCTTGCACAGTTGCATGAGCGCCCATGGTCCGGACGGCGAGAGCTGCACCAAGGCCATCGCTGCGGACCTGGCGCCCCACAAGATCGATAACACCATGGCCTTCATGTTCGAGACCAGCCAGGTGCTGCGTCCCACCCGGTTTGCCCTGGAATGCACGCAGCTGCAAAACAATTACGACGCTTGCTGGGCCTCGCTGCCCGCAACCTTCAACCCGAATCGGAGATAA